The region GCGCGCCTGGCGGGCCTTGCCAAATCGAACGCTCGAAGCGGGCGACTGCCTCTGCCTCACCCTCGACCGAGATCTCAACCCGACCGTCGGGCAGGTTCCGCGCCTGACCCGAGAGCCCTTCGCGAGCGGCGGCATCCTCGGTGAAGAACCGGAATCCCACGCCTTGTACCCGCCCCGACACCAGATAACGATAGGCGACGACCATCGCAGTCATCTTATAGCCGATACCATCGGACTGCATTCCGATGGAAGAAGGCAGCGCGTGCGTCTGTCGACAACGATTCGACGAGCCGATCGACCACATCGAGCCAGTCGCGGTAGGTGGTCCGCAGCAGACAGACGGGCCAGTCGGACCCGAACATCACCCGGCCAGCGCCAAACGTGCCCCACACGATTTGAAAGTAGGGCCTCAGCAGCTCGAGGTCCCAGGTTGGCTCGCGTACCTCGGTCACCACGCCAGAGAATTTGCAGGCGACATGGGGTCGCGCGGCCAGAGATTCAATGCGAGCAACCCAGCTCGCGTCTGGAGCGCCGCGGCGAATCACCGGTTTACCGATGTGGTCGAGCACGAAGCGCTGCTCCGGATGCTGGTCGACGAAGCGAATCGCCCCTTCGAGCTGATCTTCGTAGACGAGCAGGTCGTATGCGAGGCGGCGTCGGGTGACTTCACGCAATCCGCGATTGAAGTCGTCATCGGTGAAGAACGCTTCGTCTGGCAGCCCCTGCGTGACCTCGCGCACGCCCTTGAAGCGCGGATTGGCCAGGAACCGGTCCAGGATTTCTCCGACCCTGTCGTTCTTGAGGGGCGCCCAGCCGACGACGCCACGCACCTGCGGCATGATGCGGGCCTGTTCCAGGAGAAAGTCGGTCTCGGCGATCGAGCTGCGCGCTTGCACGGAGATCGCACCGTCGACACCGGTATCTCGCAGCGTCGCCTCCAGCGCGGCGGGTAGGTAATCCCGCCGAAGCACACGCATGCTCTGGTCAATCCACGGGTACTCAGCGGGGTCGAATCGCCAGAAATGATGATGCGAATCGATGATAGTCCCCACGCGCTGCGCTCGCCTGCCCGTCACCGCTCACGGCGGTTGACATCGTGGTGGCTCGTGCCCGCGCGTTGCTTGAGGAAGAGGACTCCGTCGAAGGCAATGGCCTCGGGCGTGGCGGCCAGGTCGCGCCAAATCGCGGGCGCCGCCGAGAGCTCGCCGATCGAGAACCCGAAGCTCTCGATGGTGAGCCAGCCGTCGTATTGCACGGCGTGGAGAGCGTCGAACACGCCGCTCCAATCGACGTGCCCGCTGCCCGGCGTTCCCCGGTCGTTCTCACAGGTGTGCACGTGCTTCAGGTGAGGCCCGGCCGACAGGCAGGCCGCGCCGACGTTCTTCTCTTCGATGTTGGCGTGGAACGTATCGAAAAGGATGCCGACGCTCGGATGGCCGATCGCGTCGCACAACGCGGAGGCGTCAGCGGTGGTGTTGAGGAAGTACGTCTCGAAGCGGTTCAACGGCTCTATCGCGATCTGCACACCGTATTGAGCGAGCATGGGGCCAAGGGCTTGGTAGCAATCGACCGCGGCGCTCCACTCGTCCGCCGTTCGCCGCCGGCCGGGCAGATAGCCAACCGGTGAGTACAGCGGTCCCGCGATCAGGGTGGCTCCCGCCTCTGCGGCCCTCTTGATGCATTCCTCCAAATGCGTTCGTGTCGCTCGGCGTACCGCAGCGTCCTCCGAGATGATGCTGAGACCGCTCCCCAGAACGGCGCAGATGGTGCACTCCAACGCGTTCTGCTCCAGCGCGCGCCGGACCTCTGCCGCCGGGAACCCCGCGGCTCGAAACATTGGAAGCTCCACCCCGTCGAAGCCGCGGTCCTTGATGACTGGTAGCAAGTCGAGCGTCGACTGATCGATACCCGCGGACCAGATGAATGTATTCACGCCAAACTTCATGGTTCAACCTTTCTCGCTACCGCCAGTCGTTGTACGAACGATTACGAACGAAGAGAGTTGACTAATTCTTCAGGCTCAAGAGATAGGTGAGCAGCGCATTGAACTGGTCCTGCGACAGCACCTCGCCGAACTGATCAGGCATGACGCTGTAGGGAGCAGCGCGCTGCTCCGCGATGTTGGCCTTGGCGACGGAGAATTCCTTCCCTGCGCCATCGGCGAAGACTATCGACGCTCCCTCGTCTCTACGAAACAGCCCTGACAGCACCTTCTTGTCCTTGGTCGTAATGGTGTACGTCCTGAACGCCTCGGAGACGTTCCGGTTGGGATCCAGGATCTTCTCGGCGAGCGCGGTTGCTCCCCAGTTGCCGATGCCCGTGAGTTGAGGCCCGATCGACCCACCCTTGCCGTTCACCTGATGACAAGGAGCGCAGTTCTGATCAAAGACCTTCTCACCTGCTCCAGCCAACGTAGCCGACTCGGGAGAGGAGCCGTTGCCTTCCTCGTCCGGTCCGTTCGATAGTCGAAAGCCTTCCAGCCGCTCCCAGACGAGGCTCTCTTTGTCGTCGCTGACGGGCGAGACGTTGGCAGTCAGCGCCTCGTATTCGCGCTCTTCGGCCTGTGAGCTATTGGCGAGGATGCGCTCGGCCGTCTGAGGCTCGAGCAGAACGCGAGCGAAGATGGCGCCCTCCCTCACCTTCCTGAATAGGAGGCTTCTACCTTCCGGCGTATTCGCGAGCGCTCGAACGATGTCCCCTTGCAGCGTAGGCGGAACGTTCTCAACCGCTGCGAGGATGGGGGCTGCAACAGTGCCTGGCATCTCGCCCAATGACGTGGCGATGCCTCTCTTGACCTCGAGGGGCTCCGACTCGTCCTGCAAGATGCTCGTGATCGTCCCCGTGTGCTTGCCGGAATCGATGTGCAGTAGCGCTTGTGCTGCCGCCAGCCTCACGTTGTTGTCCGTAGCCGTCTCCAGACAGGCGTCGATTGTCGGCTCGACCGAGGTGAGTTTGTACTGTCCCGCCAGCTCGAGAGCGTCGATTTCGCGCGCCAGCGTGTCTGGTGGAGCTTGCTGTCCTGGTCCACACGCGACGGGGTTGTCCAAGAGCGCGCGGGCGAGCCTTGCTCCCCATGTCGCTAGTGCCGGCGGGTCGGTACCGCCTCGTTGGCCGATCCCCTGCCGTATAGCCTTCAAGGCCGCGAGCTCAGCAGGTAGATCATTAGCGGCACGCTCGGTGGCAACGCCGATCAAGTCGTCCATCCGAGGCTCGGGAATGAACCTGGCAGCGTGCTGCAACAATCGCGGTAGCTGCTCGTCTGGCGCGGCGGCGGCATTGTTGAGGTGTGCCAGGAGGAACGTGGCAGCCCCCGGCGTGTCCACACCGGTCATGACGTCGACGAGAGCAGCTGCATCCGCGTCGCTCCACTCGATCGCGCGCGCTTCGATGATGACGGAATCTTCTCTCAACAGGTTGCGAAGACAAAGACGTGCCGTGTAAACCAGATGGCTGTCATATGTGGGAGCACGCTGGCGCTGGTGCAGGACCGTGCGAAGCGTGCGAAGGTCAGGATACTGCACGAGTGTTTCCAGCGCTGCCCGTCGAACATGTGGGCTCTCGTCGTCGAGTGCCTCGAGTATCACGGGGTAGAACGCGCGGCTCGGCTCCGACTGCTCCAGCAAGGCACGCATGGTGTGGACCCTTACGGGCTCTTCCGGATGCGTTGCCGACCGTCTCACAATCGCCTCGTCGAGGGCACCCAGTCTCTGGAGCGCCCACAGGGCGTGAACATAGGCGCGAGCGTCGAGCTTCTCGTCCTTCAACAGCGACGTCAGCGGCTCTACCGCCGGCTCACCAATACGGTCCACTAGCTGGTCGGCCGCCATCAGCCGGACCGCCAGGTTCGAGTGCCCAAGCAGCTCGATGAGCTCGCTAGCGGGAGCCGTCGCCAGGGCGGGTCGCTCGTCGTGCGCTTCACCCTCGTAGGTGATTCTCCATATTCGGCCCCGCCTCTTGTCCCTGCCGGGATGGCCGAGCGGCACCTCATAGTGCCCGATAATTCGATTGTAGAAATCCGCGACGTACAGCGCGCCGTCTGGGCCGAGCTTGACGTCGACCGGCCTGAACCAGGGGTCGTCGCTGACGACGAAGTCTGGCTCTCGCGTCGCCACCGGCGTCGAGCCCTTGAACTCGAACGAATATCTGTAGATCCTCGAGGCAACGACATCGCCGACGTAGAAGTTGCGCTGATAGTCCTTCGGAAAGATCTGGTCCGCATAGTAGGCGAGACCAGCGAGCGCCGTTGCCTCTTTCCCGTGTGGACGCATCTCCGGCGCAAACCCCATCCCTTCTTCTCGGCCCCACTGCGGATAGTCACCGCCGCGAATGAGCTGGTAGAGCGGCGCGGTGTGGCAATCCGTCGAATACAGATACCCGAGCTCGTCGAACGCCAAACCGAATGGATTGATCTGGCCGTGCGTCGTATGCTCCACTCGGCTGCCATCGGGCCGGAATCGGAACGTATTCCCCGACACCATGTGGACTGAATGGGCATCCGAGCCGGCCACCGTGGATTCGTTCGTGAACCCGTGGCAGGCATGGATCCAGCCGTCGTAGCCAGCCGTGAAGTTGTTGACCATGCCGTGTGTGTCTTTGTGCTCGAAAGGGCCCAGAATCTCGGACTGCTCGTCGGCCCGGCCGTCTCCATCGGTATCCGCAAGACGGTACACGCTCGGAATGCTGTAGGCGATCGCTTCGTTGTTCTTGTAAGGCAGCACGCCTATCGGGATGTTGAGCGTGTTGGCGAAAGGGATGAAGCGGTCCGCGCTGCCGTCCGCATCCGTGTCTTCCAGGATCGTGATGCGGTCCGTGCCTTTTCCCGGTGCCGCAGCGTGCGGGTATTCCTGTGATTGCGTGACCCACAGTCTCCCGTCGGCGTCGAACGCGATGTTCATGGGTTTCCCGATGTCCGGCTCGGACGCGTAGAGCTCGATTCGGAAGCCCGCGGGCAGCGTGAAGCCTCGTTGTTGCTCCTCCGGAGAACGCGGCGCTGCGCTTCGGACATGCTCGTTGAAGGTCGGACCATCGAGCCGCGTCTCGTGGGTCGCACACGCGGCCAATAACGAGACGCAGAGGAAGCGAGCCAGCCTAGACCATCGCATGATGCTGTGAGTTGCCGCGGCATTCTAGCACGGCGCGTTCCGAGGTAGGGACGCCTCGCCGAGGCGTCCGAGCACCATTTCAAGCCACCTCATCAGGGTGTAGCGCCATGGCCTCGAGATGCCGAACCGCGTGTCGATGAGGTAAAGTTCGGATGAAGCTGCGGCGACGGCCCGGGTGATTGCAGCAGCGAGAAGTCCAGCATGAGTGTGACAGGGCCAACCGTTCCGGCGCTCGAGCGGGCGCTCGCCATCTTGGAGGTGTTGGCCAAGTCGCGTGCGGGTCTCTCGGCCGCCCAGATCGCCCGCTCCCTCGGTCTGCCGAAGAGCTCGGTCCACTATCTCGTGCAGACGCTCGATCGCGCAGGCTACGTGCATCGTGACGGCCGCACGCGCACCTTTCGTCTGGGCCTTCGCTTTCGGGAGCTGGCAGACCGCGCGTTGAACGGGATTGCGTTTCGGGAGGAGGCGCATCCGTTCCTCCAGCGTCTCTCGCAATCCACGAGACTCGTCGTCCATCTCGGAATGCTCGAGGAGGGATCGGTCGTCGTGTTGGACAAGCTCGAGCCGCCGCAGCCCATTCGCGTGGCCACCTGGGTGGGCAAGCGGATCAGCGTTCACTGCACGGCGCTCGGCAAAGCAATCATCGCCTATCTCCCCGAGGACCACGTGGACGAGATCGTCGCGCGGCATCCCTTGTTGCGGCACAACGAGAACACTATAGCGTCGCTCCGCCGGCTGAAGGAGGAGCTGGAGACGGTCCGTCGACGTGGGTATGCGTTGGATGACGAGGAGGAAGAGATTGGGATGCGCTGCATTGGGGCGCCCGTCCGTGGCGCTGGCGATGTGCCGCTTGCCGCGCTGAGCGTGGTGGGTCGGACGATGGACGTCGACGCCGAGAACTACGAGCAGCTCGCGCGCCGCGTCATGGAGACGGCAGCAGCCATCTCATCGCACGTCACCGAGCAGTGGATCGGTTAGTTGTGAGAAGTCTCGGCGTTGCCCAGCGTAGACCGGAAGAAGTGAATGCCGGTGACCAACGCAACAGCGGCAGCGAGGGCTGCGGTGGCAAACCAGCCGCCCATCACGCTGAAGAACGCCACCACGAGCGAGAAATAGAAGGAGACGCCGCTTGCGCACGCGCGCAGATCGCGACGAGTCTCTTCGCGGAACGCCTGCTGGTCGCCCACCTCGAGGCGAGCGCGCACCGGGCCCCACCAACCGATGGGACGAACGGTCCGATAGAACGCATCGAGCACCTTCGGATCCTCGGGCGGCCCGAGGAACGTTGCCAGCAGAATCGATGTCCAGCCTAGCACGAAGAGAATCCCAAAGCCCATCCAGAATGGGTACACCTCGAGATTGCCGAACGCCGGCACGAGGCCGTCGAGACTCACGCCGGTGAGGCTGTGAATGGATTCGCGCAGCCGAGCGGGCACGACGGCGTCCGACCCGAACCAGACCAGGTACCCGGCAGGCACGGCGCCAAGAATGCCCACCATGTCCGCATAGACGTTCGTCCGCCACCAAAACCACTTCAGCCAGGCGAGCGGCAGCGGAAACACCATCAAGGCCGAGTTGATGAAGAGCACCCAGGTGTCCAGCTTCCGCGGATCAATTGCCGCGCCGAGAAAAAACGCCGCACCCAGCAGTCCCGCGGTGAGCACACGGCTGACGGCGACATACTCACGACTGTCTGCGTTCGGGCGAAGTCGTACGCGATACAGATCGTTCATCAGATACGACACGGCCCAATTCGCGATCGAGGAGATCCCAGCCATGTTGCCGGCGAGGGCGGCAACCAGCAGCACGCCGAAGATACCAGCCGTCGCATGGTTCTTGGCGAGGTCACCCCAGAGCTGCGCCGGCACGGCCACATCCTCTGGCGCAAACATGGCGGCGGCGGCAAGGCCGATGAGAATGAACGGGATCAAACGGATCACGAGGGCGAGCAACCCGTTGAATATCTGGCCAGCGACCGCATGCCTTTCATTGCGCGCCGCCAGATACCGCTGCGCGGTGAAACCCTCACCGGCGTACGGAGAGCCCGCGAAGAACAGCCCCTGGACGATGAGGGCCACCACAGAGATGGCCGTCAGCTCGTCGCCTTGGGGCCAGGGGCTGAGAAAGCCGCCTCCGCGAAGTGTCTCGATACCTTGCCAGACCGCCTCGAAGCCTCCCTCGCGGCTGAGCAGCATGACGCCGAAGAGCAGATTGCCGAGAATGAGCACCGAGAACTGAATGACATCGTTGTAGGCGACAGCGAGGAATCCGGACAACAGCGTATAGAAGAGCGTGATCCCGCCAAAGACCAGCAAGACCTGCCCGTTGGTCCAGCCCAGCATCGGCGCGATTGTCGCTGCCATCCAAGCCGACGCGTACGCCAGCGCGGTCAGGCCCCAGGCCACGCACGCGTAGACCGCGAACACGTTCCGATAGAGCCGCGCTCGGCGGCCACCGTAGCGGCGCTCGATGAACTCTCCGGTGGTTACCACGCCGAGCCGTCGCCAGAAGCGCGCCCACAGGACAGCCACCAGCGGCATCCAGATGACCCAACTCAACCATGCCATCAACCACAGGCCCGCAAAGCCTCCCAGGAAGAACACCATCAGGAAGCCTTGACCGCCGCCGGTGTAGGAGGCGGAGTCGGATAGCCCTATCACCCACCATGGCAGCTTGCGATCGGCCAGGAAGTAATCCTCGACGCCGCGCGACGCGACGCGCCGGAAATGCAGCGCAACGCCCACCAACAGGGCGCAATAGACGATGACAATGAGCCAGTCGATGAACGTCACGATTCATTCAGACCCCTGAAATACCTCCCGAACTCTTCATGCAGCTGCGGTCGATCCCAGAGGAACTTCTGCGGAAACTGTCCCGTGATCGGATAGGTTGGCCCGGCATTGGGCCGTTTCTCTACCCAGTTCTCATCGGTGACACGAAAGTCGCCTATCCGATAGCCATACATGTCGAGGTGCGTGATCCCTTCGGCGAGCGCCGCCTCGGCTATCTGTCGGATCTGTGGCACGGTGGGATACTTTGCCGGGCCGTCCTGGAACTCTTCCTTGGGGTTGGCAATCCAGAACGTGTAGATGATCTTCTTCTCTGCGCCCACGATCTCGCGGAGCTTGACGATGGCGCGGCGCGTCCGCTCGATGGCGCGCTCAGTGGCGCCAGGCGTATCGTCGTACTCCGCCATCGTGTACGCGCCGACCGCGTCGAAGTGCTTCGCGACGCGCGCGAAGTCCAGCCCTTTCGTTTCGCGATGCACCGGGTCGAGGATGTAGTCGAGGTCCTCGAGGTATATCTCGTGCTCTTGATCGGGGTCGATCGCACGAATGAACTCGACCGTGTCTGCGGCCCAGTCCTCCCACCATTGCGCGCGAGCCTCGACCCACTCCTTCCAGCGCGGATCCTTTGATGAAGTAGGAAGCGGCTCACCGAAGGCTTTCTTTTCCCAGGTGTTGTACGAGACGATGTCTTCGTCTGGTCCCAGCCCTTCACCGCTGACCGTCTCCATGGGGCCAGTCATGAACGAGTCGTCGAAGAGATAGCCTGCCATTGCCGGTTCGTCCTTGTAGGTGCGAGCGAGCGTTTGCAAGTACTCCTTCCACTGGGTCGCGCGCCACTCGGCGTTGAATGGGTCGAAGGTAAACAGATGCTTCCCGGTGACACTCACCTGCTGGTGGTCCGGCCGGCGCTCCAGATGGTTGTGCGTGGGATGCCACACGATGATGTACGCACCGAGCCCCGCGTCGTGTGCCCACTGCATGGCGTCGCGCGTGTCGGCGACCCGCAGCACGCCGGCCGATGAGTTGAGCCCCCACCCAACCACGACATGCGTGAAGCCCAGTTCCCGCATCTTCGCGAAATCTCGCGCCCATTCGTCCTTCGGCGCCGAGTTGAGCCAGTACCAGGCGCTCACGCGGATCCGGGGCGCCGGTTGTGCCTCGGTTGGCCGTGGTCCGGTCTCGACATCCGACGAGCAGCCTCCGAAGAGACAGGCGAGTATGAGCAGACAACTGCCGGTGCGCCGCATGGCCTTTTCCTCCTGCGGCGCAGTCTAGCGGGGCCAGTGCGCGCTCAGCAATTGCAGACGGCAGGTGAAGGCCGCAATCGTTCAGTCTGTTGAACGATGCGCTCGCCGCCCGGCCGATATCATGGGCGCGCCACAATGGGACCGGGGTACCTTTTCGGGAGCGAAAAAGGTACCCGGTTCCTTTTCCTGGGAGGCGCGAATGATCGTCGATTGCCATACGCATATTGGAGACCACAGCCACGTGAGCGAGCAGTTCGTCGCCGATGCCAGGGCGGTAGCCGGCAATCCCAACCTTCAGTTCGCCGTCGATCTCGACGAGCATTGGGCCGCCATGCAGGCCGTCGACCGCGCTATTGTTCTTGGCTTTCGCGCGCATCATGTGGGCTACGTCGTTCCCAACGAGTACGTGGCGGACTATGTCGCCCGTGACCCAGGCAAGCTCGTCGGATTCTGTGCAGTCGACCCTCATGACGAGACGGCGGTGGAACAACTGGACCACGCGGTGCTGCGGCTTGGCCTTCGAGGGCTGAAGCTGGGCCCTATCTATCAGAACATCCATCCGGGCGATCCTCGGATCACACGTCTGTTCAAACGTGCGGAGGAGCTGGAGATTCCAATCCTGATCCATCAGGGCACGACGTTCTGCCAGAACGTGTCGCTCGAAGTGGCCAATCCCGTGCTGCTTCAGCCAGTGGCGCTCGAGTGCCCGCGGCTGCGCATGGTCATCGCCCATCTCGGTCATCCGTGGATTGGGGAAACGCTCGTCCTCATCCGAAAGCACCCCCATCTCTTTGCCGACATCTCCGCCCTCTACTATCGACCCTGGCAGTTCTACAACGCGCTCGTGTTGGCGCTCGAGTACGGCGTCATCGACAAGCTCCTATTCGGCTCCGATTATCCCGTTACCACCCCTCGCTCGACCATTGAGGCGCTCGGCAAGGTGAATGACATCACGCGCGGAACGGGTCTGCCACGAATTCCCGAAGCAAAGCTCGAGGCGCTGATACATCGCGATACGCTGCAGCTGCTCGGCATCGACTAACCTCTGTCAAACGGACGCCTCGGCGAGGCGTCCCTACCATCACGATGGCAGGGCGCGTCCCCCGCACCTGCCGTCCATAGGAGACGACGTGGCGAGGATTGTTTCCATCGAAGCGGTGCCGCACACGATCGACGTCAACCGGGCGCTGGCGATCGTGAGCGCGGCCGGATCGCATCCCGTCTCCCGGTACGTGCTGGTTCACGTGCACACAGACGAACGTGCGACTGGGATCGGTGAGGCGAACGTCGTTCCAGCCTGGAGCGGCGAGTCGCAAGCGGGCGCCGTGGCGGTCGTCGAGGAGCTCTTCACACCGCTCCTCGTTGGCCAGGATCCCCGGCATGTCGCACGTCTATCCGATGCAATCGATCTGGCAATCATTGGGAACCCCTTTACCAAAGCTGCAATCGAGATGGCCTTGCTGGACGCCGCCGCCAAGCTGTTGGGCGTGCCCGCCAACCTGCTCCTCGGTGGAGCGCGGCGGACAGGTGAGATTCCGCTCAAGGCGTCGATCGGAGCCTTCTCACCTAGCGAGGCGGCGCGCGTAGCCGAGTGGGCGCTCGCGCAAGGCTTTCGGGCCGCCAAGGTCAAGGTGGGGCTCTCCGTGCCGGAGGACCTCGAGCGAGTGGGTGCCGTGCGCGCTGCCGTTGGGGATGACTTCCCGCTCGGCGTCGACGCAAACGCTGGATGGACCGAGCAGCAGGTCGTCGCGGCGCTCCCCGGGCTCGAACGACTCGGCGTCAACGTCATCGAGGAGCCGTTGCGCCGTCGCGATTTCCGAGGCTGCGCGCGGCTCCGTCAGCGCAGCAGCATCCCCATCATGCTCGATGAATCGGTGTTCACGCCACAGGATGGGCTGGATGCCATTCGCGCCGATGCCTGCGACCTGATTAGCGTGTACCCGGGCAAGAACGGCGGAATACGCCGCTCGCTGGAGATTGCCAGCCTTGCCGCCGCTGCCGGCCTGCGCTGTGTGATTGGGAGCAACCTCGAGTGGGACATTGCCACTGCGGCCATGCTGCACCTCGCCGTGACCATGCCCGCGCTCTCCCCCATCATTCATCACGACATCATTGGGCCGCTGTACCACACGCGGCGCGTCGGTGAGCCGTTGATTCGCTTCGATCGCGGACACGCCCTGCTCCCTGAGGGAATAGGCCTCGGGGTGTCGCTGTAAGCTCATCGCGCCGGCGCTGCTGATTTCCACTGGAGCTTCGTCATCCGGATGCCGTCTAAGTGACGATTCAATCTTGAATCTCTTCTTCACTCTCTGACCATTCTCTACGACGGTTCCATCTTCGTGCGTGTGCCCCATATAATAGCTGTAATACAAGCCATTATCTCGCAAGACCATGGGGTCCCGTGAGTGATTGTAAGGTCCCGTGAACAGATCAGGCTTGCCCTTTTCGTTTGATACCCTCGTGAACCGTTTTCCATCCTGGCTGGTTGCCAGGCTTATCCGGTTCAAGTCGCCATAGACCATGTAGTAGGTACCGTTCTCTTTGAACACATAGGGTGCCTGCAATCCTCCAGATGCCTCACCCAAGGTCGTGTCGGCCTCCATCGCAATGCCCATCGGTTGCCAATGTGTATCGGTGAGCCGTTTACCTTCCCAACGATAAAACAGTCTGGTATTCTCGCCGGCTTTCGTCTGACGAATACACGACCATAACTGCCATGTGCCATCAGCAGCCTGCCAGACACCAAAGTCAACCGGCTGTTGTTCTCTTGTCGTGTACCGTCCTAAGTCAGGATTCCCAGCGATGCGCCACCATTCGTCGTCTATGTGGGGAATGAGAATATCTGTGTCTTGAGCAGTGGTGGACGACATGGAGAAGCCGGCACGGCGGACCGGCGAGGCGGCCCTGGTGTCCCTTGCGCTCAACACCGGCCACGCGCAAGTCACCACCGCCGCTCCCCGCCGAACGAACTGCCGTCGATCCAGTTGTGTGTTCCTGCTATGTCGCATGTTGCACGTCCCCCAAAGGTCGATTCCTGCAGGCTAAAGACCACGCGCTACAGGTATGGTGATGGTGCCGCCACGGTCGGACACATCATGCGTCTGGCCGTTGACCTCGACGCGCTGCAAACCGGGAACGGGTGGCGCGTGCAGCACCACGCGCGGCGGTTGGTCGCGCCATTCCGCCGCGAAGGACACGGAGAGCGTTGCCGCATCCTGCGAGAGCCGAAACCGAAGGCTGACCGGTCCGTGCTCGGTCGGCATCTTCTCGAACACAGTCTCCTCACGCGAAGAGATCCAGGCCAAAGGACATAGACGAAGCAGGTGCACTTCCTCCGGCTGCAAGGCATCGTCCACCACCGCCTGTCGTAGACACCACACGATGAGTGGCGCCACGAACACATTGCCGTACATTCCATGACGATGCTCGCCGGAGATGAAGGTCTGCGGCGAGATCGCACCGGTCAAGAGACCGTACATGCCCTCGAGAAACCGATGGCGATCGCCGAGCTGCCACGAGTGGCAGATGTTCCAGCTGTAGCACGGCTCTCCTGAGGACTGTTCGTGGATGAGGACCGCGCGGTCGAGGGGATTTGGGCGATAGCCGTAGAGGCGCCGATTCGGGCCCTCACGAAAGAACTTCACCACCGATCTCATGAGCGGGTCGTCG is a window of Luteitalea sp. DNA encoding:
- a CDS encoding acylphosphatase (catalyzes the hydrolysis of acylphosphate), which gives rise to MVVAYRYLVSGRVQGVGFRFFTEDAAAREGLSGQARNLPDGRVEISVEGEAEAVARFERSIWQGPPGARVDDVLTETQPATGRVTGFRIRG
- a CDS encoding amidohydrolase family protein, translated to MIDSHHHFWRFDPAEYPWIDQSMRVLRRDYLPAALEATLRDTGVDGAISVQARSSIAETDFLLEQARIMPQVRGVVGWAPLKNDRVGEILDRFLANPRFKGVREVTQGLPDEAFFTDDDFNRGLREVTRRRLAYDLLVYEDQLEGAIRFVDQHPEQRFVLDHIGKPVIRRGAPDASWVARIESLAARPHVACKFSGVVTEVREPTWDLELLRPYFQIVWGTFGAGRVMFGSDWPVCLLRTTYRDWLDVVDRLVESLSTDARAAFFHRNAVRWYRL
- a CDS encoding TIM barrel protein — its product is MKFGVNTFIWSAGIDQSTLDLLPVIKDRGFDGVELPMFRAAGFPAAEVRRALEQNALECTICAVLGSGLSIISEDAAVRRATRTHLEECIKRAAEAGATLIAGPLYSPVGYLPGRRRTADEWSAAVDCYQALGPMLAQYGVQIAIEPLNRFETYFLNTTADASALCDAIGHPSVGILFDTFHANIEEKNVGAACLSAGPHLKHVHTCENDRGTPGSGHVDWSGVFDALHAVQYDGWLTIESFGFSIGELSAAPAIWRDLAATPEAIAFDGVLFLKQRAGTSHHDVNRRER
- a CDS encoding c-type cytochrome; the protein is MRWSRLARFLCVSLLAACATHETRLDGPTFNEHVRSAAPRSPEEQQRGFTLPAGFRIELYASEPDIGKPMNIAFDADGRLWVTQSQEYPHAAAPGKGTDRITILEDTDADGSADRFIPFANTLNIPIGVLPYKNNEAIAYSIPSVYRLADTDGDGRADEQSEILGPFEHKDTHGMVNNFTAGYDGWIHACHGFTNESTVAGSDAHSVHMVSGNTFRFRPDGSRVEHTTHGQINPFGLAFDELGYLYSTDCHTAPLYQLIRGGDYPQWGREEGMGFAPEMRPHGKEATALAGLAYYADQIFPKDYQRNFYVGDVVASRIYRYSFEFKGSTPVATREPDFVVSDDPWFRPVDVKLGPDGALYVADFYNRIIGHYEVPLGHPGRDKRRGRIWRITYEGEAHDERPALATAPASELIELLGHSNLAVRLMAADQLVDRIGEPAVEPLTSLLKDEKLDARAYVHALWALQRLGALDEAIVRRSATHPEEPVRVHTMRALLEQSEPSRAFYPVILEALDDESPHVRRAALETLVQYPDLRTLRTVLHQRQRAPTYDSHLVYTARLCLRNLLREDSVIIEARAIEWSDADAAALVDVMTGVDTPGAATFLLAHLNNAAAAPDEQLPRLLQHAARFIPEPRMDDLIGVATERAANDLPAELAALKAIRQGIGQRGGTDPPALATWGARLARALLDNPVACGPGQQAPPDTLAREIDALELAGQYKLTSVEPTIDACLETATDNNVRLAAAQALLHIDSGKHTGTITSILQDESEPLEVKRGIATSLGEMPGTVAAPILAAVENVPPTLQGDIVRALANTPEGRSLLFRKVREGAIFARVLLEPQTAERILANSSQAEEREYEALTANVSPVSDDKESLVWERLEGFRLSNGPDEEGNGSSPESATLAGAGEKVFDQNCAPCHQVNGKGGSIGPQLTGIGNWGATALAEKILDPNRNVSEAFRTYTITTKDKKVLSGLFRRDEGASIVFADGAGKEFSVAKANIAEQRAAPYSVMPDQFGEVLSQDQFNALLTYLLSLKN
- a CDS encoding helix-turn-helix domain-containing protein, whose amino-acid sequence is MSVTGPTVPALERALAILEVLAKSRAGLSAAQIARSLGLPKSSVHYLVQTLDRAGYVHRDGRTRTFRLGLRFRELADRALNGIAFREEAHPFLQRLSQSTRLVVHLGMLEEGSVVVLDKLEPPQPIRVATWVGKRISVHCTALGKAIIAYLPEDHVDEIVARHPLLRHNENTIASLRRLKEELETVRRRGYALDDEEEEIGMRCIGAPVRGAGDVPLAALSVVGRTMDVDAENYEQLARRVMETAAAISSHVTEQWIG
- a CDS encoding amidohydrolase family protein, which encodes MGAPQWDRGTFSGAKKVPGSFSWEARMIVDCHTHIGDHSHVSEQFVADARAVAGNPNLQFAVDLDEHWAAMQAVDRAIVLGFRAHHVGYVVPNEYVADYVARDPGKLVGFCAVDPHDETAVEQLDHAVLRLGLRGLKLGPIYQNIHPGDPRITRLFKRAEELEIPILIHQGTTFCQNVSLEVANPVLLQPVALECPRLRMVIAHLGHPWIGETLVLIRKHPHLFADISALYYRPWQFYNALVLALEYGVIDKLLFGSDYPVTTPRSTIEALGKVNDITRGTGLPRIPEAKLEALIHRDTLQLLGID
- a CDS encoding mandelate racemase/muconate lactonizing protein — protein: MARIVSIEAVPHTIDVNRALAIVSAAGSHPVSRYVLVHVHTDERATGIGEANVVPAWSGESQAGAVAVVEELFTPLLVGQDPRHVARLSDAIDLAIIGNPFTKAAIEMALLDAAAKLLGVPANLLLGGARRTGEIPLKASIGAFSPSEAARVAEWALAQGFRAAKVKVGLSVPEDLERVGAVRAAVGDDFPLGVDANAGWTEQQVVAALPGLERLGVNVIEEPLRRRDFRGCARLRQRSSIPIMLDESVFTPQDGLDAIRADACDLISVYPGKNGGIRRSLEIASLAAAAGLRCVIGSNLEWDIATAAMLHLAVTMPALSPIIHHDIIGPLYHTRRVGEPLIRFDRGHALLPEGIGLGVSL